Part of the Drosophila pseudoobscura strain MV-25-SWS-2005 chromosome 2, UCI_Dpse_MV25, whole genome shotgun sequence genome, ATTTGCTGGTAATAACTCATTAAGGGCCCTCAAAATTTAAACAGGCGTTGGATCTCGGGCCCGACCCATTTTACACCAATCATCGAAAATTGAGGCAGACATCCGATTGGAAAGAAACGCATTGGaacatttcaataaaaaaccATCTGCGTTCGAAGgcttattgaattttaatgcatGTAATGTGCCTTTTGGCTTGGATGTGCATTCAAAGCGCGGGGACACCCCCTTGAAAAACCAGTTAAGGTCAGATGGCTGCATGGTCCGAACCTTTCGCCAAGTCTGGGGCCTGTGTCCGACTCGGCTTGAGAATGATTTACGTGACATTATTGGACTTAAATTGTTTCCTTTATCTTAAAGTGGCTACCAGATAGGAGGCGGCAGACTTTCGAACGTGGGCAAGTGCAAATATGCCAAGGCAGAGGGCCAGCCATAGCCACATGACTGTCACAGAAGTGGACAGGAGACCCCAAACCATGGACAACCGACAGCAGTCAATGGACAACGTGCATGGAGCCACGGACAGCAAAGGTTAAGGTCACAGTCAATTTTCATTGTTAATTACCGTTGGAGTGAGCGCTTCGTTGGCCAAAAACGGACCCGTTCCCATGCTTAGCATGTAAGTACACATGCCCAGAGATCCACAGTAGTcacaacaaccacagccgGAGCTTCAAAGATCGACAGTAGCCCGAACCACAGTGTGGCAGCTCGTAATGGCTGTGCGCATGCGCAACGTCTCGCATCGAGGCCCATAAACGTTTACCAGACGAATTACAACAATGCTCGTGTCGCATTAAAAACCAGCCCAGACCCCGAACCAGACCCATACCCCATCATCAATGCGCTTAAGCCCCGTTCACACTAGGCCCCCAGTGCAATGactacaaaatacaaaaatcttCTGCGGGTTTCCCCCGTGCCGCTTACAAACTGAACTTGACAGCAATTTAGTGGCCACtcgaaataaatttatttgcttAGTGTAAACGCTTCTTGTCTTGTCGCGACATTCTCTGCGTTCTTGGACGTGTTGGACTCCGGCTTTGTGTTGGCCATTTACGTTGACATTATTCACTGTTTCACTTCTGTGGACGGAAAGTGTTATTTTGACAGTTTATGTCGAGGAGTGGAGCGTTCTTTCTTGTAAGGTGACCTTGAAAACGCTTGTAGTTGGTTGAGAGTGAAAGTGAGTTTCGGTTTCTTTTGAGTAAACTTTTGAGTACTTTTCGTGGGACAAAGCAGAAAGTAAGATGATTATTTGTTGAAAGGAAATGAAGATAATGATTACAGAAGCCCAAGAGAAGATTAAATAGAATGACACAACAATTTAGTGAATGAATTTGGAACTTATGGGTAGATAACAAACAATATATAGGTCGCTTCCTGTTGGggaaggaaaataaataaggTCTTATTCACACACATAGAATGGAGGCTTTTGAGATAATCTTTATATATGATCTGGGGCAAATAGTTGGAAATTTTCCATAACGAATTACTGCAACTCGACTCACTTTTAACTCGAGATCAAATGGaattttctgttgtttttacAGATGTTATATCAATATCGATTCTTAATTGTGTCTCCCTTTTACAGTCTAGTCCCTACCAAGATCTTACAATCCAAATTTCCACTAAGGACTTTTTTCTTCGCTAAGAGCAATGAATATTACGATTAAGAATACATTTTAAGCATTCCCCCTCCCAAAAACACATAATACTTTTAAGTTTTGCTTTCATTTAGATCACATCCATTTATTCAATAACAACTAACGGCAATTATCTGGTCGTGGCGCCTATTCGGGCACTTCAATAGGCGTACGAGATAAGAGGCGAAGCGTACTGGGTCTTGACGAAAGCGGGTCCGGCTGCGACCAGAGGAGCGGCCTTCACGATGGGTGCTGGGGCAGCGGCATAGCTCAGAGGTGCTGGGGCATAGGCTGGGGCAGCAGCATACGCGAGGGGAGCCGGGGCAGCATGATAGGCAAGGGGCGCTGGGGCAGCAGCATAGGCAGCGGTACGGACAGCAACTGGAGCGGCAGCCACAACGGGAGCGGCACGGACAACTGGAGCTGGggcggcggcaacggcggccACTAGAGGCTCACGACGGACGACGGCATTGAATCCATTGATGGGATCGGCGGTGTAGTCCACAATGCGACGGTAGCCATCAGCGTCGTTGAGGGAGTACTGGCCCTGGACAACATCTCCGTCGCGGCTCTCCACCTGGGTCTTGGAGTCCCCGGAGATGGCATCCTTCACGTCATATCCGTAGGTGTACTGGGGATGGGGAtcgtactcctccacctgggCGACGGCGGCCAAGGGAGCAGCAGCCGGGATGAGGCCAGCGCTGGCCACGGCGATGCAGGCGGCGAAGAGGACCACGAACTGGAATTAAGACATGGGCACATTTTAATACACTATTCTTTGTTCACTTGATATCACAGGTTTTTAGTCCTTGGGGTGGATGAGCATGAGCCTTACTTTGAAtgccatttttgttttgtttttggggggtgttgctctagataccgtaaTTGGTTTTGAACTGATTTTAACAGCGTCCAACTGGGGCTTATATACCGATTTGATGGCAACCTGCCCGATGACGGTGTGCACTTGCGTCACAAAACGACGCCGACCATATCAAAATGCGAGACGCTCAAGACTAGAAGCAGTCCGTCCCCGAACTGGGGGGATCGGGTATTGGGTAGTACGGTGCACACGATGGGCGGCTACCAAGGCTGAGTTTTGTGCGATCGGTGACAAAGGCCCCCAGCATAATGCCTTCTTGATTGGATTGGCTTGGATTGGACTTGAGCGGACTTGGCTCTACAAATTAATATTGGCCTCAGAAGTCGCATGCCCGAACGTGCACTCCAGCCTTTGAATCgatcatcatgatgatgatgatcattcGCTTTCGAAAAAATGCCCGTTCGCACTATTATTAAACGATATCGTATGCAGCGCATGCGCAAATGCATAACAACGGTTTTTCAAATCGTCTCTGCACTTGCACCCCCAGCCCCACACCCATAAACCATTAACCATTATATGGGTATATGGCTTCCCTGCCCCCCACCGCCAGTTAGCGACCTTAAACGTTTAGTTTTTGAGCCGGTCTGTCGCTCCAGTTGAACGTTAATGGGATTTCAAGCGTATGTTTATGGTGTCGCGCTGTCGCACTTCCGAATGGACACCCAAAACAAAGAGAAGTCAATGCTTATCAATGCTTAGGTATTTCTGGTGATATTCTTTTGGATTTAACTTATTTGTAGGGTATTTTTGGGGCTATTCTTTTCAATTAATCATGGCAAGCTGGTTATTTCCTAGCCATATTTAATGGTGCTAATTGTAGCGGAAGTCCACATTTTGGAGGCCGTTTCAGCATTTACAGCCATTTTTCAATTATCTCCCTTGAGATTATAAAGTACTTTCCACTTAAAAATCCCTTGCATTCGACAGTAAAACAAATTTCTTATAAAGAAATGACTTTTAACAgtttaattcaaataaaatctTCAGCAAACCAATTTTATATCTAGAACACATAAGAAATATGCTGTGGATGCGGCACATGATGCGAGATGATGGCCTGCGATGGGGCTGCATGGTGCACAACATGATGGGTGACGGGAGCATGGTGGATCACCGTTGAGGCCGGGCCAAAGGATCGATGGACCACAGCAGACGCCTGAGAGTGCGGCTTCAGGACAGGCAGCTTTTTCAGAGGCTGCAACTTTACGGGAGCCGCAGGCCTTGCCACAAATGCAGTGGCACTGGAGAGTGGCTCTCGACGAACCACAGCATTGAAGCCACTCTCGGCATCGACGCTGTACTCCACAATTCGACGATAGCCATCGGCATCGTTGACAGAGTACTGTCCGCGGACCACATCGCCATCTCGGGACTCCGATTGGGACTTGACATCACCGGTTTCGCCATCCTGGACATCATAGTTGAAGGTGTACTGTGGATGGGCATCGAAGGTGTCCTCGCTTCCGACTGATTTCACGGGCAGCAGACCCGCCTGGACCACGGCAACAAAGGCCACAAAAAATGCAATCTGTGGGGGATGGGATCGAATGGTTGAGTTGATAAATTTCAATGGGAAGTGCCGCACATCTACTATACGAGTATGCTTACTCTGTTCAACATGTCTGGACGATCTTAATGGAAGATGATTAAGGTTTGTTCCTGTCGGTCGCTGACTTTACACAAATTCATTTCGCTGCGGTCTCCAGCTTATATACCACACTGGATGCTCATTGACCCAATGCCACACTGCCCTGCATCTGCAGGGGGACCCGCCGGGACCTGTTGCCGTTCTGTGCTCTCTACAGTGTGGCAAGGTCAACGTAATCAGACCTCCAGTCTCTCGCCTAATTGGAGTCGAGATGCGGCAACAAGTTTGTCAGACATTCGACAGGTTTCCAGACCGTTTCCAGCTGCAGGCCCTTCCATATTTTTGCATTAACACTCGACAGGCATTCTGCATTATCATATCTGTGGTTCCTTGAAGAGGCTAAGAGAAAGATGGTTGGCCCAAGAGTTTTtccataaattataaaaaggGGTTCCAGATTTGATGATCAACTACGACGTCGACTACAATATTAATAAGCTTGTCCTTGCAAGGCTTTTGGTCTTCGTACCATGTCACTAGTTGAGGAGGCACCCTAGTGTCAAGAACAATATTTTTTGATCCAGATATTGATTCAGATCAAgtgatatatatgtatacatacatatgtatgaatgtatcATATGGAAGGAACTCAGCCCGTGCTGTGTATTCTACATACAGATTACATGCATTTTTCTACATCATATCTACATAAGCAGcgaaaagtatgctacactTTTGTGTGCCAAGTAGTTTCCAGTTTTCGTCATtcagtagtagtagtagtagaatGAAGTAGTGCGCAAAACGGAATGGAAAAATACCCACGTATATATAGCTGCATTTTCCGAATTCGAATTTTTGCATGCGCACTGCATTGCTAAGGCAAAAGCAATACAAATTGCCAACGCTGTTGCAAAATCGGCTATTTTATAGCTATTTCGGCCAATTTTAAAAGTTTTAgttccataaatatttgaaaattgttaTTCAGACGGAAATCTGAttagttttaaatatttatttagctATGTTTTGctattttaatttctttaatgAAGTGCAAAAccttcaaacaaaaaaaaactactttAGCATGTTTTACGACAAAAACAGCTTGCTTTGATTGCTGCCCAAATGTGCAGGCAAAAAATGAGAATGCATTCGAATGAATTCGGAAGCAATCAATCCCTCACTCTTACTCATTTAACTCGTGCCTCGTTGTTGAAATGTGGTTTGTATGAGTTTTACTaaaattatttcattccaATAAACTCAATTCATTTAGAGCATTAATAATTCGAATGCCGGTTGTTTGGCATTCATGCAGCAGTACGCAGTAGTAAATCCAGCCTACAGTGGAGTAACTAAGTAAGTATCTCTATCTGTTTACATTAGAATGCCATATGTTCTAATTCCAGCCAATCTCTGCCAGGGAACAATAATCCTTTTGTTGGTTGCATTCATTATAAAGATATTCAATCCAATCGttggctgctctgctccgaTTGGTCAGCCTATCCATGCTGCGCAGCGGATAAAGCGGCCGCTCAGCCAGTTGTCCCGCTCACACCTTATCCGAATCAAAAATGAAAGATTGTTGATGTGCGCGGGATTGAACTTAATGCCGCCTGTCTTTATCTTTGGCGGGTAGTTTTTGCATAATTCTGCATCTTAAACAGCCAAGGCAAGGTCGTTGACGGGTCCGGGTGCCCACTGACAATGTTTACATGGCTTCAAATTACACGCGGGATTAAAGTAGAGATTGTTCGTGAGGGTGGAGTGCGTTGATGTGAATATTTGTTTACTATTGAACATGGAAGGAATGCTCTTCAAGCATGTCTTGAACTGAtttaaaacagaaataaaactGCAGGACTGGAGGACTATCCTTAAGAAAGTATTTAATGAATTGATTTTTGAGCACATCTCTTGTCAGCAATGGGAAAGAGAATCATTCAGGcgggctccgtttttcacttacttttgcggattgcgttttcagccaaaacgtttcgtttaaaggtgttgttgttgttgtcctgaccaattttttccgagccaaatttgaggatatttaaaaaaaaattttaattaagaaagaaaatatagatgtcaagtttatgttaatgcatcaatgggttatcattttttttttcctttttgaaattaaggttcgtttcgttgtataaaaatcgtttacttttaatttcgtcaacgaaaatgttttcgttttgaaaacgaataaatctttcggaatgtgaaaacgggagccccaatttatgtgtatttaaAAGACTTTTGTGTTACTAAAAATTATTTCCTAGAATACCTTAAGAAAGTAGCTGGTTTCCATTGCTTAAGAAAccattttctttatttaaataaaagagAACCATTTTCCCCAACTGCTGACATAGTGGTCCCAGCTCTGCATGGCGTATGGCGAGGGAATCCCTAAGAACTGTAAAACAATTTGGGGGCGCCGACAATTGAGTGGATCAATCAACAAGAAGAGCTCCTGCCACCAAAAGGGAACTGGGCTTAGGACTGACGCTCCATCGTCCAGAAGGGACATGTGATGAATTCGCTCTCTAATTGCCTGCGAACACAGGTGGAAACCAGGGGGCGGGAAGCTTAAAATCATATTAATAAACGTAATGAGCACGTCTGGGCCAATTACATATTCAATTAGagaatgggaacgggaaccTGCCGGGCGGACTCGTTAGGACAACTCTTGGCCTCCGTGCAACAGGCATCAGGCGTCGGCTGCTctgtcgccatcgccgtcgctGTTTCGGTCGCAGCTGATAAgtacttttaattaattaatcattACAGAGCCAAAGAACAAAAGACATAAGTCAAAAGCTGCACAAGACCAAATAAAAAATGGCACAAATATCGATTtacccgaaaaaaaaaatattacaaagaGAAACCCGAAAAATACCGCCAAGTTTTGTTCTTGGAGCGGTGACAGTCGGCGCCGGGCAATCCATCAATTTGTGCAGCGCCAATTACGCCAGTTACTCGTCACGTCACGTCTCAGTCGCCGGACGGACACCACTCGGACAGCGGACGACGGACAATGGACAGATACGGGCTGCCGTGTGGAGACACTAGAGCTTTGTAAGAAGAATCGACATGAACGACGGCAGTTGAAGTTTTTtctggagctgtagctgtggcgCCCCATCAACCTGGCGTCAGGTTTTGGTCTTTCTGGACACTTGTAACCGGGTTTGACGCCTCCAGTGGCCGTCATCTAGCCCATATATCTTACTTCCGACGGCTTCCATGGCGCTAAACAGACATTAATGGCGCGACTAACAAATCCCACGAAAGTCCTAATTGGAAATAAATTACAGTACCACTTGACTAGACATGTGCACTCAAATGTGATCATTACACAGCCAAAGAACAATGAGAAATTGAATAAAGGGCAATAAGATGATCTATGAGACGTATACTTAATCTTCGTCATATCTACCTTTAGTAAATGTATGATTCTAAGCCAATGATTATCTATTAAAAGACGGATTCCCTGAACTATCAGAAAGGTATTGCACTTCACAGAAAACCAGCTAATATATGACTCAACCAGTAGATATATATACTAACTTAAACAAACAATTCTGTGTACTTTTAACCGATAAGAGTACACGACAAATAAGAATTAATTGTCAATTTAATCCAAATAGATTTGATAAGATATTAAACAGTTAAGAGAACATATAGAATGTTTCTTGGGAAATTGATAAATACCTTAACTGGACTTCCAAAAGACAGTAAGTGTGTTTCAAACTTTGCAAAGAATATAAATATCTTCAAGGATGAAAAAATACTACTGCATTTAAAGACCTTTCCTTGCCTTTCATCACGATCCGATTCTAAAATCATATAGCTGTCTATAGCTCGATTTCACTTACATATAAGACGACTGTGCCATTAAAAACAATGAATATCTAGGCAATTGTTTAATTCCCGACATATCGCGATGATAACTAACTAAATTGTGAAACCAAACAGTTCGGTTCATTCCCAAAGCAAAGATAGGATATATGTTGGTATATCCCAAAATGGAAAACTCAAACTATATCGCAAACTgtcgagcagcagccacaccaACCCCCAAACCCTAACACGGATAGTCGTATCTCTCCTGTAGATTGGTGCAATGCTGGCTGTTGTTCGTTTGGGCATGTGGGACAGTTTCAGTtttgggattgggactgggactcggaTTGGGTCGAGGTAAGTGGTGTGTAGTGCGAGTTGTATATGGAaagacactcacacacatcCTGTTACTATTAATTGCTGCTGTCCGAAAAATATAACGAATCACCTTGGAGCGTTTGGGCCGAAAACAGCCAAAAGGACGAAGGGAATGCCACAGGCACTGGAGTTGGAATGGCCAACACTCCACTGTCCTTCCCCCTGCCACGAAACTCCTGGCAGTGTAGAGACAAAAACTTGTGAAAATGTCAATCAActtgtacaaaaaaaaaggagagaaaaaaaccaatccaaaaaaggaaacaacaaAGTTTTCCTCCAGACAGCCAAAGATGATGCATTGTGCGTGAAAGGTGCATGAAGATATCTGAATgttgtatctctatctctggcaAAGTTACAGACATGGACACGGGGCATGGACGCACGGACGGACGAACACTCGGATAACTCGTAGGGGGCGCCTACGAATTGCATCCCActgagtcagagtcagagtcaacGTCAGACAGTCAAAGTCTGAATCGGAGATAAAGTCAGGAGAGTCGTCGTTCGACGATTTAAATTCCAGTGTCGTCTCCATAGATGAGCTGTCATATGTGCAAATGACGATTGACAGCTGCCGCAGTCAGCATCCGTtctccagcagctcctcccataaccagtcccagtcccagtcctgCTCCTAGTTCTCAATTCCACTCCCAATCCCTTTTCTGGTTACAAAACTTCTCCTTTGGTATACGTACGAGTGAGTACCTGCCCGTCAATTCATTTGGGAATTTCGTGCGAGGTGCTAAAACGTGCCAAAAccataaaacaaataaagaacATTGAGTTTCCAGTTAAAACAAGACGT contains:
- the Ccp84Ag gene encoding larval cuticle protein A2B; protein product: MAFKFVVLFAACIAVASAGLIPAAAPLAAVAQVEEYDPHPQYTYGYDVKDAISGDSKTQVESRDGDVVQGQYSLNDADGYRRIVDYTADPINGFNAVVRREPLVAAVAAAPAPVVRAAPVVAAAPVAVRTAAYAAAPAPLAYHAAPAPLAYAAAPAYAPAPLSYAAAPAPIVKAAPLVAAGPAFVKTQYASPLISYAY
- the Edg84A gene encoding pupal cuticle protein Edg-84A, which codes for MLNRIAFFVAFVAVVQAGLLPVKSVGSEDTFDAHPQYTFNYDVQDGETGDVKSQSESRDGDVVRGQYSVNDADGYRRIVEYSVDAESGFNAVVRREPLSSATAFVARPAAPVKLQPLKKLPVLKPHSQASAVVHRSFGPASTVIHHAPVTHHVVHHAAPSQAIISHHVPHPQHISYVF